Proteins encoded in a region of the Triticum dicoccoides isolate Atlit2015 ecotype Zavitan chromosome 3A, WEW_v2.0, whole genome shotgun sequence genome:
- the LOC119269885 gene encoding uncharacterized protein LOC119269885 isoform X1, which yields MVEVGEAAHREAPGDAASLRRQQRRPASVRSPPPKPDGVLSGEGPDLSSSSRVLGRRRADADAHQPRHARSGYSSSCPAAAPRHIPLSTPPLAPSRHPHCRSPSPRQRLLLLLPPARLLALERPNHASLLHGILICLCMLAGLIAGPAAGRGALDPAGGGALGRRPPRRRLLDHRVNSQLLYRLMLRLYCRWAGAPSVA from the exons ATGGTTGAGGTCGGCGAagcggcccatcgcgaggcgcctgGGGACGCtgcctccctccgccgccagcaGCGGCGACCGGCTAGCGTGCGTTCGCCGCCACCAAAACCGGATGGCGTGCTGTCCGGCGAGGGGCCCGACCTGTCGTCTTCGTCGCGCGTCCTGGGCCGACGGAGGGCAGACGCCGATGCCCACCAGCCGCGGCATGCTCGATCTGGATATTCATCCTCGTGCCCAGCCGCTGCTCCTCGGCAtattcctctctccacaccgccgctCGCTCCATCGCGTCACCCGCACTGCCGCTCACCTTCGCCTCGTCAGCGCCTTCTGCTGCTACTGCCGCCGGCGCGTCTCCTAGCTCTTGAACGACCAAACCATGCATCGCTACTCCATGGGATTCTAATTTGCCTTTGCATGCTTGCAGGTTTGATTGCTGGACCAGCTGCTGGACGTGGAGCACTGGATCCGGCAGGCGGTGGTGCTCTGGGGCGTCGCCCCCCTCGTCGGCGCCTTCTCGATCACCGT GTAAACTCACAATTATTGTACAGATTGATGCTACGGCTGTACTGCAG GTGGGCAGGGGCACCTTCGGTGGCGTAG
- the LOC119269885 gene encoding uncharacterized protein LOC119269885 isoform X3, producing MACCPARGPTCRLRRASWADGGQTPMPTSRGMLDLDIHPRAQPLLLGIFLSPHRRSLHRVTRTAAHLRLVSAFCCYCRRFDCWTSCWTWSTGSGRRWCSGASPPSSAPSRSPCKLTIIVQIDATAVLQVGRGTFGGVDGPCPRDS from the exons ATGGCGTGCTGTCCGGCGAGGGGCCCGACCTGTCGTCTTCGTCGCGCGTCCTGGGCCGACGGAGGGCAGACGCCGATGCCCACCAGCCGCGGCATGCTCGATCTGGATATTCATCCTCGTGCCCAGCCGCTGCTCCTCGGCAtattcctctctccacaccgccgctCGCTCCATCGCGTCACCCGCACTGCCGCTCACCTTCGCCTCGTCAGCGCCTTCTGCTGCTACTGCCGCCG GTTTGATTGCTGGACCAGCTGCTGGACGTGGAGCACTGGATCCGGCAGGCGGTGGTGCTCTGGGGCGTCGCCCCCCTCGTCGGCGCCTTCTCGATCACCGT GTAAACTCACAATTATTGTACAGATTGATGCTACGGCTGTACTGCAG GTGGGCAGGGGCACCTTCGGTGGCGTAGATGGGCCTTGCCCGCGCGACAGTTGA
- the LOC119269885 gene encoding uncharacterized protein LOC119269885 isoform X2 — translation MACCPARGPTCRLRRASWADGGQTPMPTSRGMLDLDIHPRAQPLLLGIFLSPHRRSLHRVTRTAAHLRLVSAFCCYCRRFDCWTSCWTWSTGSGRRWCSGASPPSSAPSRSPCKLTIIVQIDATAVLQSSSNRHIMEVVRVDDLICISEMKIAAIVNATVP, via the exons ATGGCGTGCTGTCCGGCGAGGGGCCCGACCTGTCGTCTTCGTCGCGCGTCCTGGGCCGACGGAGGGCAGACGCCGATGCCCACCAGCCGCGGCATGCTCGATCTGGATATTCATCCTCGTGCCCAGCCGCTGCTCCTCGGCAtattcctctctccacaccgccgctCGCTCCATCGCGTCACCCGCACTGCCGCTCACCTTCGCCTCGTCAGCGCCTTCTGCTGCTACTGCCGCCG GTTTGATTGCTGGACCAGCTGCTGGACGTGGAGCACTGGATCCGGCAGGCGGTGGTGCTCTGGGGCGTCGCCCCCCTCGTCGGCGCCTTCTCGATCACCGT GTAAACTCACAATTATTGTACAGATTGATGCTACGGCTGTACTGCAG AGTTCCAGTAATAGACACATTATGGAAGTGGTGAGGGTCGATGACTTGATTTGCATCAGTGAGATGAAG ATAGCTGCCATTGTAAATGCCACTGTGCCATAA